The following is a genomic window from Parabacteroides johnsonii DSM 18315.
GAAGCGTATTACAACCCGGATGCCACGGTCTTCCACATCCCCGAAGAGCAGTCGGCCGAAGAGGGTGTCGATGCGTTTGTCACCCGTTTCCTCGACCGTAACCCGCCACTTGCCGGATCGCGCAACCAGACGGTCTACCGCCTCGGCTGCGAGGCCAACCGGAGGGGCTTTTCGTATGCCGAAACAGTCGCTTGCTGCACGCTCAGCCTGCAAGCAGATGACTTCACTCCGGCAGAAATCGAGCAGACGTTATATTCTGCTTATCAAGGGAATGCATCAGAACACGCGACCTTCGCCGACAGAAAAGGACACAGAAGGGCAAAAAAGGCATCCGCTACAAATCAGAACGCCGGAGGGTATGAACCGGACCCCGAAAACTCAGGCGAAACACTCCGCGAACAGACCCCTTTCCTGCCCGAAGAGCTATACGAGCTGCTCCCGCCCCTGATCCGCGAAGCCGTCTCCTTCTACCCGCAGCGCCGCGAGCGCGACATGGCTCTCTTGGGGGCTTGCACAGTATTGAGCGCCTGCCTTCCGGAGGTGTCGGGCGTCTATCACCGCAAGCGCGTCTACCCCCACATCTTCACGGTCGAAATCGCCCCTGCCGCCAACGGGAAGGGGTGCATCAACGATATGCGTCACTTGGCCGACCACTATGCGAACCTGGTCGAGGTGGAAACAGGACGTGCCGAAGAGGAATACCGGCAGGCCCTCGAAGACTGGGAGCTGAAGAAGGCGGAGGCACGCAAGAACCACCGGACCGTCTCGGTGAAAGACGCTCCCATCCCCGCTGCAACGGCCTACCTGAACATCCCGACACAGATCACCAAGGCGAAGCTGCTCATCCACCTGCGCGACAACGGCAGCATGGGAGGGCTGATGGCTGACAGCGAGATCGACACGATCGTATCGGCGAGCAAGTTGGACTTCGGTATGTTCGACGACCTGCTCCGCAAGGCGTTCCACCACGAACGGGTCGCCTCATCGCGCAAGACGGACAACGAACTGATCCGCATCGAACGCCCGCGCCTGGCGTTGCTCCTCTCCGGCACGCCCGGACAATTCCCCCGCCTGATCCCCGACAGCGAAAGCGGCCTTGTGAGCCGCCTCTTGCTCTACACCTGCCGCAATGAGGCCGTCTGGCAGGATGTCTCGCCCGATGGCAGCGGGATGGAGATGGAAAAGAAGCTGGCCGAGCTGTCCGAACAGGTGATGGATATCGCTTTGACACTCCGCAAACGCCCGTTGCAGGTATGCCTGACGGCGGTGCAATGGCGAGAACTGAACCAACGTTTCACGGTATGGCTGCACGAAGCGGATCTTTTCGGAGGTGAGGAGTTCCTCAGCGTCGTGAAACGCTACGGGCTGATCACGTTCCGCCTCTGCATGGTCTTCACCGCATTGCGGTGCGGTACGGCGGGCTATGGGATGGACAAGCAATTTTGCACCGACGAGCATTTCCGGGCTGCCCTCGCCATCACCTCGACCTGCCTCGAACACAGCCGCCTGTTGTTGACCTCACTCCGCCACGACGAGGAAGTCCCGGAGCTTTCCTACCCTCGCAAAGGGCGCAACCTTTTAGCCCGGTTGCCGCACGAATTTACCCTGCAGGAAGCCTACCGCTTAGGCGAGGCGGAAGGCATGGCAGAAAGGGAGGTGAGACGGCTCATCAGCAAGCTCATTCCTTTATATATCAAAAGAATAGCTCACGGCGAATACCAAAAGACAGACCTCCCTGACCCTGAAAAAACATAGGATGCCTTTTTAGCCCCTTTTTGTCCTTTTCCCCCTCCGAGCCGTTTTCAAGAGAGAAAAACCCTATACCCTATCCCCCAAAAAGCCATAGCTTCCGGGAAAAAAAGGTATAGGGTTTTGCCCTGTGGGGTATAGGTTTTCATCGGCTCAACAGGTCTTTCATAGATGCAATATCCCGGCGACAATCCCATATAGCCATTATATGCACTACATGATTCGTATCGTCTGTATAATATATGATTTTATAATACGGATGTGCCACAAAAGAACGATAACGCATTGTATCGTCACTTAATAAAATATCGACTCTTCCCATGCAGGGATTAGTCATAAGCAAATCGATACTATGCAGAATCTCTGCAACAATTTTTTCAGCTACCTGAGGTCTGTCATCATTAGAGTACCACTGAGCTATGGTTGTCAAATCATCCAAAGCACCGTCTTTCCAACGTATACTATTTACTTCCACGATGCCACAAGATTATGCAATCGTTCTTTAACTTCTTCTTGAGTGTAATAATGGCTTTCTTGTTGCCGTTGGGCGAGAATATTCTTTAGCTCATCTACGGCATATTGACAAGGAGCAGGATTCTCCTTTTCCATGAGCTGCCCTTTGATACGTTTCAAGTAATGAGACAACTTTTCTATCATCTCTTCGCTATTTATATCCGTCAGTATTTCTTTTACCAACAGAGCTTTCTTGGCTTCCAGTTCAATTGTCGTCATTTCTCTTATGTCGTTATATAAATATTTGAGACAAAGATAGTTTTTTTATTTTAATGTAGAGTATATTTACTGACTTTCCCCGTTTTTCCCCTCTCCTCCCTCTTTTTCCGCACCGGCATCGGGGGATATGACGGGTCATGTCAAACGCCGTAACCATCCAGCCTCTCCCGGCAATATGTTCATAAACCGATTATCCTTATACTGTGCAACTAAAACAGGATTATTGAGCGGATTCTGGGCATCCATAAAAAGAATAGATTCAAACAGACCCATATATTTTTTGAGATTGACGTAGCATTGATTAAAGTTCCACTCGATGGACTGCAAAGGGAGGTCATGCCCTTTTTTTTTGACTCTCAGACTAACATTCGCGATACTTTGCGCCACAGTATTCAACCCAAAGAAAATACCATGAATATGATATCCATGAGCCTTGAAATACAAAACCTGGTTCAACCCAAAATTATCCGCGAACGGTGTTTCTAACGCAAAATCAATAGAATCCGCAATACAATGTTTCCGTAATTCGTCGTATTCCTCCCATTGATAATCAGCTGTCAACTCGTCAAATAATTCCTCAAACATATCATTTGTATAGGCCGGATACAACTGCTTACGTTGCGATTTGCTCAGATTCTTTATATAGGTCCTAATTTCCATTCCTCTTTTATCCGGATCATATACAGGTATACCATCCGTGTACAAAGAGCCGAAAGTGCTTTTACCGGCTCCATTGGGACCCATGACAATATGCAGGATGGGATTCATGGAGATTATTTTTTGATCTGTTGGAACAGAACCCCTTCTCCTGCAGGACGAGAGGCTCTTATTTTCTTGAATTTTATGTCTTGACTATACAGGGCACGTTCCAGATTCGCCAGTTCAACGACATCTTCACTACCATCGGCATTAGCACGAATAAAACGGTTGTCTTTTCGAATCCTTTGATTATCTTTATACAAATACGGGATTTGCCGTTGCCAACATCTTTGGATTTCCTGTTTACTGATATCCATATGATTGACCTGCCCCTGACGATTTTGCATCCGGCTTAAAAATGATTTTGAGAATTCATTGTCCGTTAGCTTTCCCATTGTTCAACCTCTTTAATATTCACAAATATACGAAAGATTATGGACAAACATACAACTTTCCCCGTTTTTCCCCTCTCCTCCCTCTCTTTCCGCACCGTTCCGCCACATTCCGCATGGGCGCCGGGGGCGGTTGTATCTTTGCTATGTGATTAAGAAATGAATGTTTTACCTTAAAATCCAGATGTTATGCCAGCAAAGTACAAATTGGTCCTGCGCAAGGATATGCGCAAAGATGCTGCTGAAGGTTCGAAACTGTATTACGCCAGTGCCAATACGACCGGCACGTGCGATGTGTATGAATTGTGCGACCTGATCTCGGCCCAGTCCACCGCCTCGTCCGGTGACGTGAAACTGATCCTCGACGAATTGGTCAACGTGATGCGCCGCAACCTCGGCAAAGGCGAGGTCGTCAAAGTGGGTGAATTGGGCAGCTTCCAGTTACAGTTCGGCAGTACCGGCACGGTGACCGAGAAGGAGTTTAACCAGGTGCTAATCAAAAGCCGCCGCATCGTCTTCCGTCCCGGCAAATTACTGAAAGAAGCCGTCAAGAACTATACGTTCGAAAAGATCGCTTCCGGTGCTCCAGACGAGGGAGGGGGCGAAGATGACCGGCCGGGAGAACTTTGAGAGGTGAAAGTTGAAAGGTGAAAGTTGAAAGTGATGCTTCGCGTTCGTACAAATAACTTTCACCTTTCAACTTTCACCTTTCAACTCTCAAAGCTCTTCAGGGTTCTCCGAGATGTCCCACAATGTAATCCTTTTGCCTGGGGGTGAGGTATTTCTTGCCCGGATGCCAGCCTGATTTTTCCAGTTGTCCGACCAGTTCGTCACTGACGCGTATCCATTTCAACAATTGCATGGTCGCGCTCTTCTGTGAGATATTCGGGAAGTACATCAGGGCCAGCTCGCCCCATCCCCAGACTTTGTTTTGATTCAGTGAATTTTCCATTGTATTTCTACTTGATTAGAATATGTAAATATAAGCATTATCAACCTGAAATACAAATAACTACCAATATATCATGGATAAAAAAATCAACTTTTTACACACTTGCCGGCAGGCTGCTGCCGAGGCTGAAAAGCCGTTCGGCATAAACGCCCGGATCATTCTTGCACAAGGTGCGCTTGAGAGTGGCTGGGGGAGTTCCTGTCTTGCGACGGAACATCATAACTTCTTCGGACTGATGGGCTATGGCACTTCGAATGCGTATTGGCATGGGCAGCGGGCCACATTCGAGACGGCCTATGGGACTCATCATTTCAGACATTACGAAGCAACACGCCTTTCTTTCCTCGACTTCGCCCGCCTGATCCGCTCCGCCTATCCTCGCGCCTATCATTTCAGCTTCCAACCCGAAGCCTATGCAAAAGAGATCGCCTACAGCCCTTACATCAGTGAACAAAACGGCGACAACCGCGACCTGTACCGCCGCAACATCATCGCGCTCGAAGCGGACATCGGGAGGTTGTTGGATTGGGGAGGGGCGGGATCTGCCCGCCCGGGGTCTGCCCGCCCGATTCTTGCAGCATGAAAATATAAAACAATCCCCCGTAACGGCGGGGTCTGCCCGCCGTTACGGGGGACGGACGGTGGTAATGGCGGGCAGACCCCGCCACTACTACCGGGCGGACCCCGTAACGGCGGGGTCTGCCCGCCGTTACGGGGGACGGACGGTGGTAATGGCGGGCAGACCCCGCCACTACTACCGGGCGGACCCCGCCCCAACGGTTATCAACTATCAAATACATAATTCACCATGAACAAACTAAGACAAATCCTTGAATTTATCAGAGCCTTGTTAGGCCTCTTGTTGAACTTGAAAAAGAGAAAGAAGAAAAAAGATGAGAAAAATGAAAAGCCTGCTCACCCGATACCGGGAGAGTTGCCGGACGAGGTGCCGGATGATGTGCCTCAGGAAGGTATTGGCATTGTATCTGGCCGCCTTGGGGATGATGGCCCTGTGGGCGGACCGTTCAGAGGTGGTACTGGGATGTATAGGAGCCCTCTTGACACTCTCGGAGTACGGACGGGCTACACACGACAAGCCGCCTCCTTCGTAGGATGGACGTTGTTTTCGTATGCAGTCGGGATGTCTTTTTGGGGAGCCTGACGAATGTTAGCGGATGGACACTTTACGAACCGTGTCGCCAATCCGGACGATGTAGTACCCTTTGGCAATATCCACCGTATATTCGCCGGAGGGTTGCTTCATCGGTATCTCTTTCACCCGGATGCCTACCACGCTGTAAATTTCGAGCTTGCTACCGGCCGGAGCATTTTCCACAACGATCTTGTTATCATAGGCGCTGATCTCCACAGAGTCCTTTTCCTTGTCTTTTGGGGTGGCCACCCGGGATATAGCCGTATTCGCTTGCTGTGCCATCACCTCAAGCGGATAACCGGCCCATACAGCCAGCAACAAAACGATTGTAATTAATACCTTCATATGCCAAACCCTAAGATCGTACAAATGTAGGAATATTTTTTCAGATAATGTAGAAAGTTCTGTATTATTAGTGATTAAATAGCTTAAATCGTTTCCATAGTTTTTTAATACTTTGCCGGCAGTCCCATACGGCTACAAGATATATCGTCCGATTCCTTATATAATATATAATTTTGAAATTTCTTCTGACCATAAGTCCCCGGTACTGCCTCGAGCACTTTTCCAATGACAGCTCTATGGGAGCCATCTCCGGAAAAGAACATAAGAGTTCTATTGCATCAAGAATGGCATTATATAAGTCTACTGCTGCTTTCTCATTTCCTTTGGAGTAAAAGCTGTAAATTTTGTCAAGGTCTTGTATGGCTTTGGTTGACCAATGTAATTTCAGGTTCATATATTGTATTTTTGATGAAAATAAGCTCTTACTTCTTCTGTCGTATAATACCGCCCCATCCGGAAATCCTCCTCTGCCTCTTCCAAACGCTCTTTCAGTTCCTCGATGGTGTATTGGCAAGGGGGTTGTTCACGTGTAAGCATACGTTTGAGGTACTTTCCTACGCGATTTGCCGTCTCTTCGGATTCAATCATATCGATCATTTCCCGGAGTTCGTCTTTTTTACATTCCAATTCCATAGCTGTCATGATTATATCCTCTCTTTCTTTATATTATATATGTATTGATATCTTCACAAAGGTACGATAATCTTTTGGAATAGAAATAATAAGGTGGACGGTATTTCTTATTGGGCGGAGTAGAACCCCGCCTCTACGGACCGTTTTATTGTCCATTATCCTTTGAAAATTGCATCAAACCGGTATTACCATCTCCTCCTTTCCCATTATCGTATGAGGAAAGACCGCCCTTGCTTCCCTGAGAAGCGGGGTCAGGTCTTCGTAGCGAGCGGAATAATGGCCGATAATGAGATGTTTCACTTGGGCGTCACGGGCTATTTCCGCTGCCTGGCGTGCGGTAGAATGAAAGGTTTCTTTGGCACGGGCAAGGTCGCATTCGGCAAAAGTCGCTTCGTGGTAGAGGAAGTCCACCCCTTCGATAATCGGGATGATCGAGCGGTTATAGGCCGTATCGGAACAGAACGCATACCGTTTGGGAGGAGCAGCCGGACGCGTCAGGCGGGAGTTGGGAACGACCTCACCTTCGGGCGTGACATAGTCCTGCCCTTGTTTGATGTCCTTCAGGCAGCGGACGGGGACCTGGTAGAAATCCGTCATCTCGCGGATGATATGCGCCTCTTTCGGCTTTTCGGCGAAGAGATAGCCGCAAGTAGGAATCCGGTGCTTCAGCGGGATGGAGTAGACTGACAACGACCGATCCTCCATCACCAACGAATGGCTGCAGGTATCGACAGGATTGAAACGCACTTCGAACCCCATACCCCGGCAGAACAAATCCATTATGGGACGCAGGTACGTCTCGACCTCCTTCGGACCGTGCACGACCAGCTCGCCGGTACGACCCAACATGCCGAGCGTAGAGATCAGCCCCGGCAAGCCGAAGCAGTGGTCGCCATGCAAATGCGAGATAAAGATATGGGCGAGACGGCCGAAATGGAGACGCATCCTACGCATCTGAACTTGGGTACCTTCCCCACAATCAATCATATATAATTTATCCCGCAAATCTACTACCTGTGAAGTTGCCAGATGCCGCGTGGTAGGTAACGCCGAACCGCATCCCAATATGTTTATGTTAAATTCTGCCATAAGGTCCTTCGGATAATTTGGGTGTAAAGATAATACAAAAGCATTGGCATACTGTGAAAAATAACAAAAAAAGCGGGAAGATTGTTCCGAAGGTCACAGGTATTCTATATATTTGTTTGCTGTCCTTATGGAAGCTATTTAGAGTCAGTAGAAAAGACTTAAGATATTTTCATCTAAGCCTTAACTAACTTTTTCTTTTTGTTTAAAACGGTTAAATGTAGAAACGGCCAAGCGTGAGCTTCGCCGTTTCCTTTTTTAGATACTGTTTTGATTTTTTCGCCTCATGATTGGTTTTCTTAATAGGCATGTGTATCTTTCTCTTCCATTTCTTCCGCATCTATCTTCCGCAGATCTAACGCACGCCAAGCATAGAAAATATAGCCTAAGACGAAAGGTACGAGGATGGAAACATAGCTCATCACTTTCAGTGTGAACGGACTGGAGCAGCTATTGGCAATCGTCAGCGAACTTTGCAGGTCGGCTACCGAAGGATAATAAGCCGTATTGTTCCAACCGGCACAAAGCAACAGCGCCAGCACCGTAAGCACCGTACCTGCCCCGCTAAACCAGATACCCTTTTTCCATGTCCCCGACAAGATCGTACGGACAATGCCATACAAGACACCGGCCACGCCCGCTAACAGCACAACCAATACGGCAGGCATCTCGATCAGGTTTATAAAATATTTATGGGGCTGCATATACACCTCTTGAGTCACCGGATCAACGGCGAACCCATCAGCAAACAGCAGATGTATCAGGAAGACAAGGAAGAAAACCAAAAACAACGCCGTCTCGATCACCAAATGCTTGCGGCTATGTTTTACAATCTCGGCATCGTCGATATTATTGATGAAATAAAGTAACGCCTGGATGCGTGCCAAGAAGAACACCGCCAGTCCGAGACATATGTTCCAGAACACGAAAGCCGCTTCAAGCCCGTGCCAAGGGTTCGCCCAGGTGGAGATCACCGGCATGGCAACATCGGTCAGCTGTCCTTTATTGACGACAAACTCGGCTCCGCTAAAAAACGTACCGACAGCCGTACCCAACAGGATCGGCCCCAAGATACCGTTCAGCAGCAGAAATGCCTGATAGGTCTTTTTACCTAAGAGATTTCCCTTCTTCGACTGGTATTCATACGATACGGCCTGCAGGACGAAGCAAGCCAATATCAGCATCCACACCCAATAGGCTCCGCCGAAACTGGTCGAATAGAATAACGGGAAAGAGGCGAAGAACGCACCTCCGAAAGTGACCAGGGTCGTAAACGTAAACTCCCATTTGCGTCCGGTCGAGTTTAGCAACATTTTTTGTTGTAATTCTGTTTTGCCGATCGTGAAAAGCAAAGACTGCCCACCTTGCACGAAAAGCAGGAAAACCAATAGTGCTCCTAAAAGGGAAACAAGGAACCACCAGTAATGCTGTAATAATATATAGGTCATGATGATTTATGATTTGTGATTTGTGATTTATGACTTGTAATTTATGATTTATGATTTATG
Proteins encoded in this region:
- a CDS encoding DUF3987 domain-containing protein, producing the protein MKKQELVSFYASLFRTECQVLTLEEIIILIRRRRWQREIIAYRTALAEGRSEEARRLKGGLPGFTPSGVFKGGHKASAIETYSQVVGLDFDHVEDLAALILIFRMLDFTLAMFVSPSGEGLKVFVRVDCPPRRHREAYLQVAAFFEKAGGMASDAKCKDISRCCYVSDDPEAYYNPDATVFHIPEEQSAEEGVDAFVTRFLDRNPPLAGSRNQTVYRLGCEANRRGFSYAETVACCTLSLQADDFTPAEIEQTLYSAYQGNASEHATFADRKGHRRAKKASATNQNAGGYEPDPENSGETLREQTPFLPEELYELLPPLIREAVSFYPQRRERDMALLGACTVLSACLPEVSGVYHRKRVYPHIFTVEIAPAANGKGCINDMRHLADHYANLVEVETGRAEEEYRQALEDWELKKAEARKNHRTVSVKDAPIPAATAYLNIPTQITKAKLLIHLRDNGSMGGLMADSEIDTIVSASKLDFGMFDDLLRKAFHHERVASSRKTDNELIRIERPRLALLLSGTPGQFPRLIPDSESGLVSRLLLYTCRNEAVWQDVSPDGSGMEMEKKLAELSEQVMDIALTLRKRPLQVCLTAVQWRELNQRFTVWLHEADLFGGEEFLSVVKRYGLITFRLCMVFTALRCGTAGYGMDKQFCTDEHFRAALAITSTCLEHSRLLLTSLRHDEEVPELSYPRKGRNLLARLPHEFTLQEAYRLGEAEGMAEREVRRLISKLIPLYIKRIAHGEYQKTDLPDPEKT
- a CDS encoding type II toxin-antitoxin system RelE/ParE family toxin; translation: MEVNSIRWKDGALDDLTTIAQWYSNDDRPQVAEKIVAEILHSIDLLMTNPCMGRVDILLSDDTMRYRSFVAHPYYKIIYYTDDTNHVVHIMAIWDCRRDIASMKDLLSR
- a CDS encoding HU family DNA-binding protein gives rise to the protein MPAKYKLVLRKDMRKDAAEGSKLYYASANTTGTCDVYELCDLISAQSTASSGDVKLILDELVNVMRRNLGKGEVVKVGELGSFQLQFGSTGTVTEKEFNQVLIKSRRIVFRPGKLLKEAVKNYTFEKIASGAPDEGGGEDDRPGEL
- a CDS encoding DUF4248 domain-containing protein, with the protein product MENSLNQNKVWGWGELALMYFPNISQKSATMQLLKWIRVSDELVGQLEKSGWHPGKKYLTPRQKDYIVGHLGEP
- a CDS encoding glucosaminidase domain-containing protein; the protein is MDKKINFLHTCRQAAAEAEKPFGINARIILAQGALESGWGSSCLATEHHNFFGLMGYGTSNAYWHGQRATFETAYGTHHFRHYEATRLSFLDFARLIRSAYPRAYHFSFQPEAYAKEIAYSPYISEQNGDNRDLYRRNIIALEADIGRLLDWGGAGSARPGSARPILAA
- a CDS encoding T9SS type A sorting domain-containing protein, whose product is MKVLITIVLLLAVWAGYPLEVMAQQANTAISRVATPKDKEKDSVEISAYDNKIVVENAPAGSKLEIYSVVGIRVKEIPMKQPSGEYTVDIAKGYYIVRIGDTVRKVSIR
- a CDS encoding type II toxin-antitoxin system RelE/ParE family toxin; protein product: MNLKLHWSTKAIQDLDKIYSFYSKGNEKAAVDLYNAILDAIELLCSFPEMAPIELSLEKCSRQYRGLMVRRNFKIIYYIRNRTIYLVAVWDCRQSIKKLWKRFKLFNH
- a CDS encoding ribonuclease Z is translated as MAEFNINILGCGSALPTTRHLATSQVVDLRDKLYMIDCGEGTQVQMRRMRLHFGRLAHIFISHLHGDHCFGLPGLISTLGMLGRTGELVVHGPKEVETYLRPIMDLFCRGMGFEVRFNPVDTCSHSLVMEDRSLSVYSIPLKHRIPTCGYLFAEKPKEAHIIREMTDFYQVPVRCLKDIKQGQDYVTPEGEVVPNSRLTRPAAPPKRYAFCSDTAYNRSIIPIIEGVDFLYHEATFAECDLARAKETFHSTARQAAEIARDAQVKHLIIGHYSARYEDLTPLLREARAVFPHTIMGKEEMVIPV
- a CDS encoding cytochrome d ubiquinol oxidase subunit II, with amino-acid sequence MTYILLQHYWWFLVSLLGALLVFLLFVQGGQSLLFTIGKTELQQKMLLNSTGRKWEFTFTTLVTFGGAFFASFPLFYSTSFGGAYWVWMLILACFVLQAVSYEYQSKKGNLLGKKTYQAFLLLNGILGPILLGTAVGTFFSGAEFVVNKGQLTDVAMPVISTWANPWHGLEAAFVFWNICLGLAVFFLARIQALLYFINNIDDAEIVKHSRKHLVIETALFLVFFLVFLIHLLFADGFAVDPVTQEVYMQPHKYFINLIEMPAVLVVLLAGVAGVLYGIVRTILSGTWKKGIWFSGAGTVLTVLALLLCAGWNNTAYYPSVADLQSSLTIANSCSSPFTLKVMSYVSILVPFVLGYIFYAWRALDLRKIDAEEMEEKDTHAY